A genomic region of Miscanthus floridulus cultivar M001 chromosome 3, ASM1932011v1, whole genome shotgun sequence contains the following coding sequences:
- the LOC136544888 gene encoding peroxidase 51-like, which yields MVACTNLRLSAAALLAALAAAATVCSAQQLRRNYYAGVCPNVESIVRDAVTKKYRETFITVGATVHLFFHDCFVEGCDASVVVASTPNSTAEKDHPVNLSLAGDGFDTVIRAKAAVDAVPRCRNRVSCADILAMVTRDAIALAGGPSYAVELGRLDGLSSAATSVDGKLAPPTFDLDQLTALFARNGLSRADMVALSAGHTVGFAHCGTFAARIRGGAAAPDPTLNRSLVEKLAAWCPDGVDPRVAVTMDVVTPRVFDNQYFRNLQVGMGLLASDQLLYTDSRSRPIVDALARSSVAFERAFVEAITKMGRIGVKTGAQGNIRRNCAVLN from the coding sequence ATGGTCGCTTGCACCAACTTGAGGCtttcggcggcggcgctcctggcagCGCTGGCCGCGGCGGCCACCGTCTGCTCGGCGCAGCAGCTCCGTCGCAACTACTACGCTGGCGTGTGCCCAAACGTGGAGTCCATCGTCCGCGACGCGGTGACGAAGAAGTACCGGGAGACGTTCATCACGGTGGGCGCGACGGTGCACCTcttcttccacgactgcttcgtgGAGGGCTGCGACGCCTCGGTGGTGGTGGCCTCCACGCCCAACTCCACCGCGGAGAAAGACCACCCCGTGAACCTCTCCCTGGCCGGCGACGGCTTCGACACCGTGATCCGCGCCAAGGCGGCCGTCGACGCGGTGCCGCGGTGCCGGAACCGGGTCTCCTGCGCCGACATCCTCGCCATGGTCACCCGCGACGCCATCGCGCTGGCCGGCGGGCCGTCGTACGCGGTGGAGCTCGGCCGCCTCGATGGACTCTCCTCCGCGGCGACCAGCGTGGACGGGAAGCTGGCGCCGCCGACGTTCGACCTGGACCAGCTCACCGCGCTGTTCGCGCGCAACGGGCTGTCGCGGGCCGACATGGTGGCGCTGTCGGCCGGGCACACCGTGGGGTTCGCGCACTGCGGCACGTTCGCCGCCCGAATCCGCGGGGGGGCGGCGGCGCCGGACCCGACGCTGAACCGGAGCCTCGTGGAGAAGCTGGCGGCGTGGTGCCCCGACGGCGTGGACCCCCGCGTGGCGGTGACCATGGACGTGGTGACGCCGCGGGTGTTCGACAACCAGTACTTCCGGAATTTGCAGGTCGGGATGGGCCTCCTGGCGTCGGACCAGCTGCTGTACACGGACTCCAGGTCACGGCCCATTGTGGACGCGTTGGCGCGGAGTAGCGTGGCGTTTGAACGGGCCTTCGTGGAGGCGATCACGAAGATGGGCCGGATCGGGGTCAAGACGGGGGCCCAAGGGAACATCCGACGTAACTGCGCAGTGCTCAATTGA